From the genome of Metarhizium brunneum chromosome 4, complete sequence, one region includes:
- the FDH1 gene encoding S-(hydroxymethyl)glutathione dehydrogenase — protein MADTVGKTITCKAAVAWEAGKELSIEDIEVAPPKAHEVRIQIYYTGVCHTDAYTLSGKDPEGAFPIVLGHEGAGIVESVGEGVTNVKPGDHVVALYTPECKECKFCKSGKTNLCGKIRATQGKGVMPDGTSRFKCKGKDLLHFMGTSTFSQYTVVADISVVAVEADAPMDRTCLLGCGITTGYGAARVTANVEKGSNIAVFGAGCVGLSVVQGAVVNKAGKIIVVDVNPSKEEWAKKFGATDFVNPTELKGQTVVEKLVEMTDGGCDYTFDCTGNVTVMRAALEACHKGWGESIIIGVAAAGQEIATRPFQLVTGRVWRGCAFGGIKGRSQLPGLVGDYMSGALKVDEFITHRKTLNEMNSAFEVMKSGDCIRAVVDMRKL, from the exons ATGGCCGACACCGTTGGAAAG ACCATCACTTGCAAGGCTGCCGTAGCCTGGGAGGCCGGCAAGGAGCTCAGCATCGAAGATATCGAAGTTGCTCCTCCCAAGGCCCACGAGGTCCGAATCCAAATCTACTACACTGGCGTGTGCCACACAG ACGCCTACACTCTGTCCGGCAAGGATCCCGAGGGTGCGTTCCCCATCGTCTTGGGACACGAGGGTGCCGGTATTGTCGAATCCGTTGGTGAGGGTGTCACCAATGTGAAGCCTGGTGATCACGTCGTCGCTCTGTA CACACCGGAATGCAAGGAATGCAAGTTTTGCAAGTCTGGAAAGACCAATCTTTGCGGCAAGATCCGAGCCACCCAGGGCAAAGGAGTGATGCCTGACGGTACATCTCGGTTCAAGTGCAAGGGCAAGGATCTCCTTCACTTTATGGGCACGTCGACATTCTCCCAATATACTGTGGTTGCCGATATCTcggttgttgctgttgaggcTGATGCTCCCATGGACCGTACCTGTCTGCTGGGATGCGGCATCACCACTGGGTACGGCGCTGCCCGTGTCACTGCCAACGTTGAGAAGGGCTCCAATATTGCCGTCTTCGGCGCTGGCTGCGTCGGTCTATCAGTTGTCCAGGGTGCCGTTGTCAACAAGGCGGGCAAGATCATTGTCGTTGATGTAAACCCTTCCAAGGAGGAATGGGCCAAGAAGTTTGGTGCCACCGACTTCGTCAACCCTACCGAATTGAAGGGCCAGACCGTTGTTGAGAAGCTGGTTGAGATGACAGATGGCGGCTGTGATTACACGTTCGATTGCACTGGTAATGTCACTGTCATGAGAGCTGCTCTTGAGGCCTGCCATAAGGGCTGGGGCGAGAGCATCATcattggtgttgctgctgcgggcCAAGAGATCGCCACCCGAC CTTTCCAACTTGTTACTGGGCGAGTGTGGAGGGGATGCGCCTTTGGTGGCATCAAGGGTCGCTCTCAGCTTCCCGGCCTTGTTGGCGACTACATGAGTGGTGCTCTCAAGGTCGACGAGTTCATCACCCACCGCAAGACGCTGAACGAGATGAACTCTGCTTTCGAAGTCATGAAGAGCGGTGACTGTATCCGTGCTGTTGTCGACATGAGAAAGCTGTAA
- the ddc gene encoding L-2,4-diaminobutyrate decarboxylase has protein sequence MGDIFSLAAIRPRLAERDDPRASYGPTLPPPAAVQAAESSLPDPQSPSYLGGQPASSTASHIISDIVPALTGQARSSRYYGFVTGGVLPIAEWADNVASRTDQNVQVHLPAQTAATAVEHAALEMLVRLLRLDAGGATWAGRTFTTGATASNLLGLACGREVVVSARLGGHGVGELGLLAACASAGVEEIQVLTSAGHSSLSKAASVVGLGRRSVKELPLSDDQPWRLDIDALEGELGRRGTASIIAISAGDVNTGGYALQGPEEWKRVRELADTYGAWIHVDGAMGVFARALGDEPQHQLLKQRTDGIQLADSITLDGHKLLNVPYDCGIFFTRSASTLSSVFMNPNAAYLASSAAATIPSPLNIGLENSRRFRALPAYAVLLSEGRPGIAKLLSNMIALCRKLAVYLRESSHYELLPDESAPLDGIFMILLFRAKSKHVNDVLVDRINRTREMYVSGTKWKGETAVRIAVSNWKVHVDRDFAVVTQILDAVAEGRECSIESTL, from the exons ATGGGCGACATCTtcagcctcgccgccataCGGCCCCGCCTCGCGGAGCGCGACGACCCCCGCGCCTCATACGGGCCAACCCTCCCACCGCCCGCGGCCGTCCAAGCCGCCGAGTCGTCTCTTCCCGACCCCCAGTCGCCCAGCTACCTCGGCGGCCAGCCGGCCTCGTCCACGGCATCCCACATCATCAGCGACATTGTCCCCGCCCTCACCGGCCAGGCCCGCTCCAGCCGGTACTACGGTTTCGTCACGGGCGGCGTGCTGCCCATCGCCGAGTGGGCGGACAACGTGGCCTCGCGGACAGACCAGAACGTGCAGGTTCACCTGCCGGCCCAGACGGCTGCCACGGCCGTGGAGCACGCCGCGCTGGAGATGCTCGTGCGCCTGCTGAGGCtggacgccggcggcgcgaCGTGGGCCGGCAGGACCTTTACCACGGGCGCGACGGCCAGCAACCTTCTCGGGCTCGCCTGCGGGCGGGAGGTCGTTGTGAGCGCGAGGCTCGGCGGGCACGGCGTGGGCGAGCTGGGCTTGCTGGCCGCGTGTGCGAGCGCCGGCGTTGAGGAGATACAGGTGCTCACGAGCGCCGGACACAGCTCGCTTTCCAAGGCGGCGAGCGTCGTTGGCCTGGGGAGGCGGAGCGTCAAGGAGCTGCCGCTGAGCGACGACCAGCCGTGGAGGCTGGATATCGATGCTCTGGAGGGCGAGTTGGGGAGGCGCGGCACGGCGAGTATCATCGCCATCAGCGCGGGAGACGTGAATACCGGCGGGTACGCGTTGCAAGGGCCTGAGGAGTGGAAGAGGGTGAGGGAGCTGGCAGATACGTATGGTGCTTGGATTCACGTCGACGGCG CCATGGGTGTATTTGCGAGGGCTCTCGGCGACGAACCGCAACATCAACTGCTCAAGCAAAGAACAGACGGCATCCAACTGGCAGATAGCATCACACTCGACGGCCACAAGCTCCTCAACGTA CCCTACGACTGTGGCATTTTCTTCACGCGCTCCGCGTCTACCCTTTCGTCCGTCTTCATGAACCCCAACGCCGCATACCTCGCctcctcagcagcagccacgaTCCCATCGCCTCTGAACATTGGTCTCGAAAACTCCCGCCGCTTCCGCGCGCTACCAGCATACGCCGTGCTGCTCAGCGAGGGTCGTCCCGGcattgccaagctgctcTCCAACATGATTGCCTTGTGCCGCAAGCTGGCCGTGTATCTGCGCGAGTCGTCGCATTACGAACTCCTGCCGGATGAGAGCGCGCCGCTGGACGGCATTTTCATGATTCTGCTCTTCCGAGCTAAAAGCAAGCATGTAAATGACGTGCTGGTCGACCGCATCAACCGCACCAGGGAAATGTACGTCTCCGGGACCAAGTGGAAGGGCGAGACCGCAGTCCGTATAGCCGTGTCGAATTGGAAGGTGCATGTAGACCGTGACTTTGCAGTTGTGACGCAGATATTGGATGCCGTGGCTGAAGGACGAGAATGTAGCATCGAGAGCACCCTCTAA
- the NUP85 gene encoding Nucleoporin NUP85, translated as MAHRFMVPDSSPAPSTPDKKSRNGMTFSFLGAMPSTTPAGPPPSSQASFTPAGAPSESYLGSSILREVSTNGRPFGFAGTQSQNAPGRNLFGRPEPSNAPLGHSIKGGHRQPSSLSRQFSISDEEAEAEAEDAEGGNVLPPHSLFRKSSTLPHRDGDEDDEDAEGDDIEAEIERYINQDMEGDKDVEGEEKEEKEHETSEEGSDEGDLFLNMRHNDRPYGQPIIGEGDDLMMLNTPAAADRVRREAEDIFRRSSARLGGSLRREFQFATIARDMYTQHDAARITESPDLILKTEDLVCRLYDEGIGAVDDAEKMDNSLANISFRLVKLWNDHVEDLPRPEGEDFATIGPGADADPFEKAAYVAHLALRLHHTRFDNDLEDEKTPPLPEVLFDWQQASHNLYPDQIREISRYKPGPACHSLYWQTLRNALLRGDVRGASQLLKNAGWENVRRGPRGDNAYTGKALENVRRFAEATCDMLEKCPAMAGDWDIWNSSWTLFRVQARGSLDRLKLFAEGRDTQFSGSLDDSYSPEPQSMSTMARKASSQIPWDVYENLQIVYGIVLGNHESILETAQDWCEATIGLFGWWDDGSQRHKNLRLSHARGFRASSGSQLGASSDYFERLGSAFRLVLQSDMSPNPVNAVEVAIASCFEGNVNGVIGLLRIWSLPVASSVAEIASLGEWLPPTETAKPLPIDTLDMDDLALLGLVPPSTDELEGIKDTTLVLYARELAGIERLSAHKDGWEMAIQVLGRMDQPQKSEETVGELLRDLLATLDENSSRTVDRMWRILNDLGMITYAEETAETFADILSRESHRYGEVLWYYAVSHRPDRVREVLNLLIAYSLVQSTAFPAKHELDEDLSNLLCKRTETLEAKAKQDLEAAQLLGRMLSGYATLRKFYEIRDEQKLEEISSTKAKALKKQAAMALMAVISSADDNIRGGLYDESRDAVVSEDFLLALLGEATVFINQTPSVISLDQIDVLLKAVEDVQAVGSRVYDSCDSFFGLVLSSGQGLKGSTPADLMEKSTASLSGSSYVMSGSSMLVSHMHKSTMSGGKTTRGWDWRKGWHVSSKGKDVLRKLRLGLSKDLAALWLEDADGVAVY; from the exons ATGGCGCATCGATTCATGGTTCCCGACTCGAGCCCTGCGCCATCCACCCCGGACAAGAAATCAAGGAATGGAATGACCTTCTCGTTTTTGGGCGCTATGCCCTCGACGACACCAGCTGGACCGCCCCCATCATCACAAGCCTCCTTCACTCCGGCGGGAGCTCCTTCAGAATCTTACCTTGGGAGCTCCATCTTGCGAGAAGTAAGCACCAACGGTAGACCTTTCGGCTTCGCTGGTACTCAATCACAGAATGCCCCGGGGAGAAATCTGTTTGGTCGCCCTGAGCCCTCTAATGCGCCACTCGGCCACTCCATCAAAGGAGGTCACCGCCAGCCCTCCAGCCTGAGCAGGCAATTTAGCATTAGCgatgaagaagcagaagccgaagccgaagacGCTGAAGGGGGGAACGTACTCCCACCACATAGCTTGTTCCGTAAATCCAGTACCCTGCCCCAccgagacggcgacgaggacgacgaggacgcaGAGGGCGACGATATCGAAGCCGAGATCGAACGATACATTAACCAAGACATGGAGGGTGATAAGGATGTTGAAggcgaggagaaggaggaaaaggaaCATGAAACTTCTGAGGAGGGCTCTGATGAAGGGGACTTGTTTCTGAACATGCGACACAATGACCGGCCCTACGGACAACCCATCATCGGCGAAGGTGACGacttgatgatgctgaatACTCCGGCTGCAGCAGACAGAGTTCGAAGGGAAGCTGAAGACATTTTCCGACGGTCGTCAGCACGACTCGGGGGCTCCCTGCGACGAGAATTCCAGTTTGCGACTATTGCTCGAGATATGTACACCCAACACGATGCTGCGAGAATTACAGAGTCTCCTGACTTGATTCTCAAGACAGAGGACTTGGTATGCCGACTTTACGACGAGGGCATCGGAGCGGTGGATGATGCGGAAAAAATGGACAACTCTTTAGCCAATATTTCATTTCGACTGGTCAAGCTCTGGAATGACCATGTCGAGGACCTGCCTCGACCCGAAGGGGAAGACTTTGCGACCATTGGGCCTGGAGCTGATGCTGACCCGTTTGAGAAGGCAGCGTATGTTGCTCACTTAGCTCTGCGCTTGCACCACACCAGGTTTGACAACGACttggaagatgagaagacACCACCTCTGCCCGAAGTTCTTTTCGATTGGCAGCAAGCAAGCCACAATCTGTACCCGGACCAAATTCGCGAAATCAGCCGCTACAAGCCTGGCCCAGCTTGCCATAGCTTATACTGGCAAACGCTTCGAAACGCCCTACTCAGAGGCGATGTACGCGGGGCCTCTCAACTTTTGAAGAATGCTGGGTGGGAGAACGTTCGAAGGGGACCAAGAGGCGATAATGCATACACGGGCAAAGCACTGGAAAATGTTCGCCGATTCGCGGAAGCGACCTGTGACATGCTGGAGAAGTGTCCAGCTATGGCGGGCGACTGGGACATTTGGAACAGCAGCTGGACTCTGTTTCGTGTCCAGGCTCGTGGGTCTCTGGATAGGCTGAAACTATTTGCCGAGGGCCGCGATACGCAATTCTCAGGGTCCCTGGATGACAGCTACTCCCCTGAGCCACAGTCTATGTCAACGATGGCCCGAAAGGCATCCAGTCAAATACCTTGGGATGTGTATGAAAACCTACAAATCGTGTACGGCATTGTTCTTGGAAACCACGAGTCTATTTTGGAGACAGCCCAGGACTGGTGCGAGGCAACAATTGGGCTGTTTGGATGGTGGGATGATGGAAGCCAGCGTCATAAAAACCTGAGGCTGTCTCATGCTCGAGGTTTCCGAGCGTCTTCTGGATCGCAGTTGGGGGCCTCATCGGACTATTTCGAGCGACTGGGTTCCGCATTCCGCCTTGTTCTTCAATCGGACATGAGCCCCAATCCTGTGAATGCCGTTGAAGTCGCCATTGCCTCCTGCTTTGAAGGCAACGTGAATGGCGTCATCGGGCTTCTAAGGATCTGGTCGCTTCCCGTAGCATCATCTGTAGCTGAGATCGCTTCACTGGGCGAGTGGCTACCTCCTACAGAGACTGCCAAGCCGTTGCCAATAGATACCTTGGATATGGATGACCTTGCTTTACTCGGTCTGGTGCCACCCTCAACTGACGAGCTGGAAGGGATCAAAGACACCACCCTTGTTTTGTACGCGCGGGAATTGGCCGGAATCGAGCGTCTTTCGGCGCACAAAGATGGATGGGAAATGGCCATCCAAGTCCTGGGTAGAATGGACCAGCCGCAGAAGTCGGAGGAAACTGTTGGGGAGCTCCTCCGAGATTTGCTTGCGACACTGGACGAGAATTCCAGCAGAACTGTCGACCGAATGTGGAGGATACTCAATGATCTTGGCATGATAACTTATGCCGAAGAGACGGCAGAG ACGTTTGCCGACATCTTATCTAGGGAGTCCCATAGATACGGCGAGGTACTTTGGTATTATGCCGTGTCACATCGACCAGACAGGGTGCGAGAAGTCTTGAACCTTCTCATAGCATATTCACTAGTTCAATCGACGGCGTTCCCGGCTAAACATGAGTTAGACGAAGACCTTAGCAATTTGCTTTGCAAGAGAACAGAAACCCTGGAAGCCAAAGCGAAGCAAGATTTGGAGGCTGCACAGCTGCTGGGCCGCATGCTCAGCGGCTATGCTACGCTGCGCAAGTTTTACGAGATTCGTGATGAGCAGAAGCTGGAGGAGATTTCAAGTACAAAAGCGAAAGCACTCAAGAAACAGGCAGCGATGGCTTTGATGGCTGTTATTTCCAGCGCAGATGATAATATTCGAGGAGGACTATACGACGAGTCGCGCGATGCAGTGGTCAGCGAGGACTTTTTGCTAGCCCTGCTCGGCGAGGCTaccgtcttcatcaaccaGACGCCCTCAGTCATTTCTCTTGATCAGATTGATGTTCTTCTCAAGGCGGTCGAGGACGTGCAAGCTGTGGGATCGCGGGTCTACGACTCTTGCGACTCCTTCTTTGGCTTGGTCCTTTCGTCAGGGCAGGGTCTGAAGGGATCTACACCAGCGGATCTCATGGAGaagtcgacggcatcgttGAGCGGAAGCAGTTATGTCATGAGCGGGAGCTCAATGCTTGTCAGCCACATGCACAAGTCAACCATGTCTGGCGGCAAGACTACTCGAGGCTGGGACTGGAGGAAGGGATGGCATGTGTccagcaagggcaaggatgTGCTCCGGAAACTGCGACTAGGGCTGTCGAAGGACCTTGCAGCGTTGTGGCTGGAAGATGCTGACGGGGTTGCTGTATATTGA